In Candidatus Krumholzibacteriia bacterium, one genomic interval encodes:
- a CDS encoding 3-methyl-2-oxobutanoate dehydrogenase subunit VorB gives MSRELIKGNEAIIKAALLSGCESFYGYPITPASEIAHAAALLFPRLGRTFLQAESEIASINMVYGAAGAGERTMTASSSPGISLKMEGISYLCGAELPCVIVDIMRGGPGLGNIAPEQSDYNQVVKGGGHGSYEVITLAPNGAQEMADMTSLAFDLADKWRNPVFLLADGYVGQMMEPVEFHEPEGDPPEKDWTLKLENDIQKNLVTSIHLDPDKLEDHNLHLQKKYQAIREEEVRFERFQTEDADLVLIGFGIVSRILHSVVERARENGLKVGLLRPRTLWPFPSEEIRKLCDTAQSFLTVELNAGQMVDDVKLAVLGRRPVYFYGRMGGQVPTVEEVYEVLEAKLQTAAGSRA, from the coding sequence ATGTCGCGAGAACTGATCAAGGGAAACGAGGCCATCATCAAGGCGGCCCTTCTCTCCGGCTGTGAGTCCTTCTATGGATATCCCATCACGCCAGCCAGCGAAATCGCCCATGCCGCCGCCCTCCTCTTCCCCCGACTCGGCCGCACCTTCCTGCAGGCCGAAAGTGAAATTGCCTCGATCAACATGGTCTACGGCGCGGCAGGCGCGGGCGAAAGAACCATGACCGCCTCCTCCAGTCCCGGGATCAGCCTGAAGATGGAAGGGATCAGCTATCTTTGCGGTGCAGAACTTCCCTGCGTCATCGTGGATATCATGCGCGGAGGCCCGGGGCTCGGAAACATCGCCCCCGAACAGTCCGACTACAATCAGGTTGTGAAAGGCGGTGGGCACGGCAGTTATGAAGTCATCACTCTCGCGCCCAATGGCGCCCAGGAAATGGCCGACATGACCAGCCTGGCCTTCGACCTTGCCGACAAGTGGCGCAACCCGGTCTTCCTTCTCGCCGATGGCTATGTTGGCCAGATGATGGAGCCCGTGGAGTTTCACGAGCCCGAGGGCGATCCGCCCGAGAAGGACTGGACCCTGAAACTGGAAAACGACATCCAGAAGAACCTGGTGACTTCCATCCACCTTGATCCGGATAAACTGGAGGATCACAACCTTCATCTTCAGAAGAAGTATCAGGCAATCCGGGAAGAAGAAGTCCGCTTTGAGCGCTTTCAAACCGAAGATGCGGATCTCGTGCTGATCGGATTCGGCATCGTCAGTCGCATTCTCCACAGCGTGGTGGAGAGGGCCCGCGAAAACGGGCTGAAGGTGGGGCTGCTTCGCCCGCGGACTCTCTGGCCCTTCCCCTCGGAGGAGATCCGCAAGCTTTGCGACACGGCCCAGAGCTTCCTGACCGTGGAACTGAACGCGGGACAGATGGTCGACGATGTAAAGCTGGCCGTCTTGGGGCGCCGCCCGGTTTATTTCTATGGAAGAATGGGCGGCCAAGTGCCGACGGTGGAGGAAGTGTACGAGGTTCTGGAGGCGAAACTTCAAACTGCTGCCGGCAGCAGAGCCTGA
- a CDS encoding HAD family hydrolase, whose protein sequence is MAKHRLHVEGLENTGDMERLRRRLLAIPGVQSVSADLLTRQFRVEGPGHLPLLGLLETVHAAGFWADPLPAEELFPDLNAERSLARRGTLRAALLCLPPLLVDLLALPVFPLLAALWNLLALFLLFPPLFSPAFTSRGKPVPGLLLLRFFGLLLLFPASILGEGMASLPTLALLILVLSRNLEKAMIAVIRSLEPRSPEGLSELFARKPEEQEELERLSIHAPLVLMGASLISASIAWTRGLPLPGILMSAAAPLFLLSPRSLGLVLSPTLLVAALLAMRRGAWIRDLPGFASLSSVRRIAFDRLGVLGQGKARVERMELLGKEPSEKVCALVSASLEEAEHPYLKAIADFASRRSEGGAKVLSVLRSPGAGLRAEVAGRTLLLGYDWFLVKEGVLLEEASREALEDASLSPVYLALDGDLAAVFGIADEDSPEMPGLLRRLRRKGVESLLLSGEAPHVIEAIGKRAGLGLSRGGLSPDERARVLLEGEGLSLALGTGSPDAALLAAANLAMSIGSEESISGKLDARIPSGNLSLLHDLLSLSRYALSILRLHRRLLFLFPAILLPLALAGIASPLFLLFFAELLPLLFLLGALRLQTFSFESVRKTSD, encoded by the coding sequence ATGGCGAAGCACAGACTCCATGTGGAAGGGCTTGAGAACACGGGGGACATGGAGAGGCTCCGGCGCAGACTGCTCGCCATTCCCGGGGTGCAGTCGGTCAGTGCGGATCTTCTGACCCGGCAATTTCGGGTGGAAGGTCCCGGGCACCTGCCCCTGCTCGGTCTGCTGGAAACCGTGCATGCCGCCGGTTTCTGGGCCGATCCTCTTCCTGCTGAAGAGCTTTTTCCGGATCTGAACGCCGAACGCAGTTTGGCGCGCAGGGGAACCCTCCGTGCCGCGTTGCTCTGCCTGCCGCCCCTCCTGGTTGACCTGCTGGCTCTTCCGGTCTTTCCGCTGCTGGCCGCTCTCTGGAATCTGCTCGCCCTGTTTCTGCTCTTTCCTCCTCTCTTTTCCCCGGCCTTCACTTCCCGCGGGAAGCCCGTGCCGGGGCTTCTCCTTCTTCGCTTTTTCGGGCTGCTCCTGCTATTTCCGGCGAGCATTCTGGGTGAGGGCATGGCGAGCCTGCCAACGCTGGCGCTTCTGATTCTTGTTCTCTCCCGCAATCTGGAGAAAGCGATGATTGCTGTCATCCGAAGTCTGGAGCCACGCTCCCCGGAGGGACTGTCGGAGCTTTTTGCGAGGAAACCGGAAGAGCAGGAGGAACTGGAGCGCCTTTCCATTCATGCGCCCCTGGTTCTTATGGGCGCATCCCTGATCTCTGCGAGCATTGCCTGGACGCGGGGCCTGCCCCTGCCGGGGATTCTGATGTCGGCTGCCGCCCCGCTCTTTCTTTTGTCACCCCGAAGTCTCGGCCTTGTGCTGTCTCCGACTCTTCTGGTCGCGGCACTTCTTGCCATGAGACGGGGAGCCTGGATTCGGGATCTTCCCGGTTTTGCCAGCCTGTCTTCGGTTCGCAGGATCGCCTTTGACCGACTGGGAGTGCTGGGCCAGGGCAAGGCCCGGGTCGAGCGAATGGAACTACTGGGAAAAGAACCCAGTGAGAAGGTCTGTGCCCTTGTCAGCGCATCCCTCGAGGAAGCCGAGCATCCATACCTGAAGGCAATTGCCGACTTTGCCTCCCGAAGAAGTGAGGGGGGCGCAAAGGTGCTTTCAGTTCTTCGCAGTCCGGGTGCCGGGCTGAGGGCGGAAGTGGCAGGGCGAACTCTTCTGCTTGGTTATGACTGGTTTCTGGTAAAAGAGGGCGTGCTGCTGGAGGAAGCATCGAGGGAAGCACTGGAGGATGCCTCTCTTTCTCCGGTCTACCTGGCACTCGATGGAGATCTTGCCGCTGTCTTTGGCATTGCCGATGAGGACTCTCCGGAAATGCCCGGCCTGCTTCGTCGCCTGAGAAGAAAGGGTGTCGAGTCGCTCCTTCTCTCCGGGGAAGCGCCCCATGTGATTGAAGCGATCGGGAAGAGGGCGGGGTTGGGTCTCTCCCGTGGCGGACTCTCTCCCGATGAAAGGGCAAGGGTGTTGCTGGAGGGAGAGGGCCTCTCCCTGGCTCTTGGAACCGGAAGTCCCGATGCGGCGCTTCTTGCGGCCGCTAACCTTGCCATGAGCATTGGAAGCGAGGAGAGCATCTCCGGGAAGCTGGACGCGAGGATTCCGTCCGGCAATCTCTCTCTCCTCCATGATCTCCTGTCCCTGTCCCGCTATGCCCTGAGCATTTTGCGACTGCACCGCCGCCTGCTCTTTCTTTTCCCCGCCATTCTCCTGCCTTTGGCCCTTGCCGGAATTGCCAGCCCTCTTTTCCTGCTCTTCTTTGCCGAGCTTTTACCCCTGCTCTTTCTTCTCGGCGCTCTCCGTCTTCAAACATTCTCCTTTGAAAGCGTTCGAAAGACCAGTGATTGA
- a CDS encoding 4Fe-4S binding protein yields MSRIIKDPITVVSPEHCKGCGLCVQACPQDVLFQVEGYNSRGFHPAEYTGKDCTGCGMCYYACPEPFAITVYKKGAEFEAA; encoded by the coding sequence ATGTCGAGAATAATCAAAGATCCCATCACCGTTGTTTCTCCTGAGCACTGCAAGGGTTGCGGGCTCTGCGTGCAGGCCTGCCCCCAGGATGTCCTCTTCCAGGTTGAGGGCTACAACTCCCGAGGCTTCCACCCCGCCGAATACACGGGCAAAGATTGCACAGGCTGCGGCATGTGTTACTACGCCTGCCCGGAGCCATTTGCCATTACCGTCTACAAGAAGGGTGCCGAGTTCGAGGCCGCCTAA
- a CDS encoding ParA family protein translates to MARVVAVACPKGGVGKTTVSVNLGAALASKGFSTLILGVDPQCGLASSFGRDPLSIDRGLPEFFEPEGRVDLSVQPTGIGNLDFVSSNVWSWDEEDQLLGWAAINPESLREKLLALKEGYDFCLLDCPPNLGPLTVAALQSADTLLVPLQAEELAYRSLPRLFDALAGLEQQGFSVPELEGVLLNQVDLRTRMSNSVLQRAQEDFPGKVFRTLIPRSIRLAEVAQRGKPVMSFNRSGGAAQAFLQVADEILDHILAEKDEGQEEHRAEVPGVGDALPADIEALLAGEENPDESGEGEVLLSLEEIPESEQESCQVSRPSLDDYEGSEETPWH, encoded by the coding sequence ATGGCTCGAGTCGTGGCAGTCGCCTGCCCCAAGGGCGGAGTGGGCAAAACAACGGTATCGGTGAATCTGGGGGCAGCTCTGGCTTCGAAGGGTTTCTCGACTCTGATCCTGGGAGTTGACCCTCAGTGCGGGCTGGCGAGCAGTTTCGGAAGGGATCCCCTTTCCATCGACCGGGGGCTGCCGGAGTTCTTTGAGCCGGAGGGCCGCGTGGATCTTAGCGTACAGCCCACGGGAATCGGGAACCTGGACTTCGTCAGCAGCAATGTCTGGAGCTGGGATGAAGAAGACCAACTCCTCGGCTGGGCGGCCATCAACCCGGAGAGCCTGCGAGAAAAACTGCTTGCGCTGAAAGAGGGCTATGATTTCTGCCTTCTCGACTGCCCCCCGAATCTGGGACCTCTCACTGTTGCCGCCCTGCAGTCTGCCGACACCTTGCTGGTTCCCTTGCAGGCCGAAGAACTGGCCTACCGATCCCTGCCGAGACTCTTTGATGCTCTTGCCGGACTCGAGCAGCAGGGCTTTTCCGTCCCTGAACTTGAGGGAGTGCTTCTCAACCAGGTAGACCTTCGTACGCGAATGTCAAACTCCGTGCTGCAGCGAGCGCAGGAGGATTTCCCGGGAAAGGTATTCAGAACCCTCATCCCGCGAAGCATCCGTCTTGCCGAAGTAGCCCAGCGCGGAAAACCTGTCATGTCTTTCAACAGGAGTGGGGGCGCAGCCCAGGCTTTTCTTCAGGTGGCTGACGAGATCCTCGACCACATCCTTGCAGAGAAAGATGAAGGACAGGAGGAACACCGCGCGGAAGTTCCCGGTGTCGGAGATGCCCTTCCGGCAGACATTGAGGCCCTTCTCGCCGGGGAAGAGAACCCCGATGAATCCGGTGAAGGGGAGGTTCTTCTTTCTCTGGAGGAAATCCCCGAAAGCGAACAGGAGTCCTGTCAGGTGAGTCGCCCCAGCCTCGACGACTATGAAGGCAGTGAGGAAACCCCCTGGCACTGA
- a CDS encoding PP2C family protein-serine/threonine phosphatase — MFRQKSYYRKLDAILDRIGESGDSRSSLAGMIDQIIEAFSGDLGITSGRLYSRDGSDYLLAHSTSAKLEGLRIPSDYPPVKTILENRIVTMDESFPGYDPAIEAPLNLGRVAAFSLSRGFFLVSFGLDSSLEEESQLFALSTIRHILSLRLRQAEVEEEIDRAEAIQLSLLPQKPPVFAGFDLASRSEPAEAQAVGGDFHDFIELSEHSLGIALGDASGHGLPAALQARDAVTGLRMGVEREFKITAVIRRLNRVIHASNLSTRFVSLFYGELESNGNLIYVNAGHCLPLLLDENGELHRLDTGGTILGPTPDADYQRGFVTMNPGSRVLIFSDGLSERSRGREDFGEERLLDLFRECASLDSRATLDRIFEELRLFGGSSPWEDDVSALVIRALDS, encoded by the coding sequence ATGTTTCGTCAAAAATCCTATTATCGAAAACTCGATGCCATTCTGGATCGCATTGGGGAGTCCGGGGATTCCCGTTCCTCTCTTGCCGGAATGATCGACCAGATTATCGAGGCCTTTAGCGGGGACCTCGGCATCACCAGTGGCCGTCTCTATTCCCGGGACGGCTCTGACTATCTATTGGCTCACAGCACGAGTGCGAAGCTTGAAGGGCTGCGGATTCCTTCGGACTATCCTCCCGTCAAGACGATTCTGGAAAACAGGATCGTGACCATGGACGAGAGTTTTCCCGGCTACGATCCCGCGATTGAGGCTCCCCTGAATCTGGGGCGGGTGGCCGCGTTTTCCCTCTCCCGCGGGTTCTTTCTGGTTTCCTTCGGACTGGACAGCAGTCTGGAGGAAGAGTCCCAGCTTTTCGCCCTCAGCACTATTCGCCACATCCTGTCCCTGCGTTTGCGGCAGGCAGAGGTCGAGGAAGAGATTGACCGGGCCGAAGCGATTCAGCTCAGTTTGCTGCCCCAGAAGCCGCCGGTCTTTGCAGGTTTCGATCTGGCTTCCCGAAGTGAGCCAGCGGAAGCCCAGGCTGTTGGAGGCGACTTCCACGACTTTATCGAACTTTCGGAACACTCTCTGGGCATTGCACTCGGAGATGCCAGCGGCCATGGACTGCCAGCGGCACTGCAGGCCCGCGATGCGGTCACCGGTCTTCGCATGGGCGTGGAAAGGGAGTTCAAGATCACGGCCGTCATTCGCAGGCTGAACCGGGTGATTCATGCGAGCAACCTTTCCACCCGCTTCGTGAGTCTCTTTTACGGGGAACTGGAGTCCAACGGCAATCTGATCTATGTGAATGCCGGGCACTGTCTGCCTCTGCTTCTTGATGAGAATGGCGAGCTTCATCGTCTCGATACAGGGGGAACCATCCTCGGGCCCACTCCGGATGCGGATTACCAGCGAGGCTTTGTGACGATGAATCCCGGAAGCCGGGTACTGATTTTCAGCGACGGTTTGAGCGAACGCTCCCGGGGACGGGAGGATTTCGGGGAGGAGCGTCTACTCGACCTCTTCCGGGAATGCGCCTCCCTCGATTCCCGCGCCACGCTGGACCGGATTTTTGAAGAGCTTCGCCTCTTCGGCGGATCCTCTCCCTGGGAAGACGATGTTTCCGCCCTGGTGATCCGGGCGCTTGATTCCTGA
- a CDS encoding 2-oxoacid:acceptor oxidoreductase family protein has product MAKTILGNEKGFYETFYRKPGDNENTHYCPGCGHGIIHKLIAEAIEDFDIADRTIFVSPVGCSVFAYYYFAAGNIQAAHGRAPAIATAVKRANPEAIVISYQGDGDLAAIGGNNILQAANRGEPITVFFVNNAIYGMTGGQMAPTSLPGMKTTTTPYGRSQENEGPPMKVAELLSQLDGPTLVQRTAVWDNKSIAKTRIAIRNAIKCQMEGKGFSLIEMLSACPSGWKVDTTDQYDWMQKNMAPYFPLGVFKDLRKEREPWFRKKGDPGKEAILKELDLKREEPTAFPAELSDSKYSNPSIKLAGFGGQGILSAGAILANAGMEQGMHSSWIPSYGPEMRGGTAYCFVNLSEHEIGSPTVSHPDVLLAFNRPSMEKFVAELKPGALLIYDSTIIDVKPTREDIEIIAVPATEIADELGSTRMANTVMLGAYIAHTGILSSEAIEQSLPFTLKRKNLIEANRKALARGMEIGP; this is encoded by the coding sequence ATGGCAAAGACGATCCTGGGCAATGAAAAGGGATTCTACGAGACCTTTTACCGGAAGCCCGGAGACAATGAAAACACCCACTACTGTCCAGGTTGCGGACATGGGATCATTCACAAGCTGATTGCCGAGGCCATTGAGGATTTCGACATCGCCGATCGCACGATCTTTGTCAGCCCCGTGGGATGCTCCGTTTTTGCCTATTACTATTTCGCTGCGGGTAACATCCAGGCAGCGCACGGTCGCGCTCCGGCCATTGCCACGGCCGTCAAGCGTGCGAACCCCGAAGCCATCGTCATCAGCTACCAGGGAGACGGCGATCTTGCGGCCATCGGCGGCAACAACATCCTCCAGGCGGCAAACCGGGGAGAGCCGATCACGGTCTTCTTCGTGAACAATGCCATCTACGGGATGACCGGAGGGCAGATGGCGCCGACCTCGCTTCCCGGCATGAAGACCACCACCACTCCCTACGGTCGAAGTCAGGAAAACGAAGGCCCCCCGATGAAGGTCGCAGAACTTCTTTCCCAACTCGATGGGCCGACTCTGGTGCAAAGGACCGCAGTCTGGGACAACAAGTCCATCGCCAAGACCCGCATTGCGATCCGCAACGCGATCAAGTGCCAGATGGAGGGCAAGGGATTCTCCCTGATTGAAATGCTCAGTGCCTGTCCTTCCGGATGGAAGGTGGACACGACCGATCAGTATGACTGGATGCAGAAAAACATGGCCCCCTACTTTCCTCTGGGTGTCTTCAAGGATCTCCGCAAGGAACGGGAACCCTGGTTCCGCAAAAAGGGAGATCCCGGCAAGGAAGCGATCCTGAAGGAACTGGATCTCAAGCGGGAAGAACCGACGGCCTTCCCTGCCGAACTTTCCGACTCGAAGTACTCCAACCCCAGCATCAAGCTGGCCGGTTTTGGAGGGCAGGGAATCCTGTCCGCAGGGGCCATACTGGCGAACGCTGGCATGGAGCAGGGAATGCACAGTAGCTGGATCCCCAGCTACGGCCCGGAGATGCGTGGCGGAACGGCTTACTGCTTCGTCAACCTCAGCGAACATGAAATCGGAAGCCCCACGGTTTCCCACCCCGATGTCCTTCTGGCTTTCAACCGCCCGAGCATGGAGAAATTCGTAGCGGAACTGAAGCCCGGGGCGCTCCTCATCTACGACTCCACGATCATCGATGTAAAACCGACACGGGAAGACATTGAGATCATCGCGGTCCCCGCCACCGAGATTGCAGACGAACTGGGAAGCACCCGCATGGCGAACACGGTGATGCTCGGAGCCTATATCGCACACACCGGGATCCTCAGTTCCGAAGCCATTGAGCAGTCGCTCCCCTTCACTCTGAAGCGGAAGAACCTGATCGAGGCCAACCGCAAGGCGCTCGCCCGGGGGATGGAAATCGGACCCTAG
- a CDS encoding Rdx family protein: MAASLAAKINNRCGFMPEMIRSGGGVYEIKVGDDLLFSKKAKGRFPEESEEEIIIEEILRRLGK, translated from the coding sequence GTGGCGGCCAGTTTGGCTGCGAAAATCAACAATCGCTGTGGCTTCATGCCCGAGATGATTCGCTCGGGCGGCGGAGTCTACGAGATCAAGGTGGGGGATGACCTGCTCTTCTCCAAGAAGGCGAAGGGACGGTTCCCCGAAGAGAGCGAAGAGGAGATAATCATCGAGGAGATTCTCCGACGCCTCGGGAAATGA